One window of the Perca flavescens isolate YP-PL-M2 chromosome 5, PFLA_1.0, whole genome shotgun sequence genome contains the following:
- the LOC114555448 gene encoding heparin cofactor 2 isoform X25, translating to MRMCAAVGLWVLSAVICVGRGHDNDQAVKGSIVDDSVSVVNDSVSVVNDSVSVVNDANDGVSVVNDGVSVVNDANDGVSVVNDANDSVSVVNDANDSVSVVNDANDGVSVVNDSVSGVNDANDGVSVVNDSVSVVNDSVSVVNDANDSVSVVNDANDGISVVNDGVSVVNDSNDGVSVVNDGVSVVNDGVSVVNDGVSVVNDANDGVSVVNDGVSVVNDGVSVVNDGVSVVNDGVSVVNDNDGVSVVNDGVSVVNDGVSVVNDTNDGVSVVNDANDGVSVVNDGVSVVNEANEEFSFRLYRKLAADADSQGKNIFFSPFSVSVALAALSVGAQGETHRQLFSGLGFNSSLLTQTDVDQAFQMFLQRANNPSQDASKGTAVFVDDRFKPEPEFLQTLNQSYFTDGFNVDFTNATESAGTINKYVEEKTNGKIDKLVENLDPNTVMYLISYIYYRGKWETPFDPKLTKQDDFNVENNTKVPVPMMTLEDDFYTYHDDQLNTTVLQLPFTGSYSMLLMLPDVMATLENAVCPNPRHPMVEGYDDTQEI from the exons ATGAGGATGTGTGCAGCCGTGGGTCTCTGGGTCCTATCAGCAGTGATCTGCGTGGGCAGAGGTCACGACAACGACCAGGCTGTCAAAGGCTCTATAGTGGACGACAGCGTCTCCGTGGTGAACGACAGCGTCTCCGTGGTGAACGACAGCGTCTCCGTGGTGAACGACGCAAACGACGGCGTCTCCGTGGTGAACGACGGCGTCTCCGTGGTGAACGACGCAAACGACGGCGTCTCCGTGGTGAACGACGCAAACGACAGCGTCTCCGTGGTGAACGACGCAAACGACAGCGTCTCCGTGGTGAACGACGCAAACGACGGCGTCTCCGTG GTGAACGACAGCGTCTCCGGGGTGAACGACGCAAACGACGGCGTCTCCGTGGTGA ACGACAGCGTCTCCGTGGTGAACGACAGCGTCTCCGTGGTGAACGACGCAAACGACAGCGTCTCCGTGGTGAACGACGCAAACGACGGCATCTCCGTGGTGAACGACGGCGTCTCCGTGGTGAACGACTCAAACGACGGCGTCTCCGTGGTGAAC GACGGCGTCTCCGTGGTGAACGACGGCGTCTCCGTG GTGAACGACGGCGTCTCCGTGGTGAACGACGCAAACGACGGCGTCTCCGTGGTGAACGACGGCGTCTCCGTGGTGAACGACGGCGTCTCCGTGGTGAACGACGGCGTCTCCGTG GTGAACGACGGCGTCTCCGTGGTGAACGACAACGACGGCGTCTCCGTGGTGAACGACGGCGTCTCCGTGGTGAACGACGGCGTCTCCGTGGTGAACGACACGAACGACGGCGTCTCCGTGGTGAACGACGCAAACGACGGCGTCTCCGTGGTGAACGATGGCGTCTCCGTGGTGAACGAAGCAAACGAAGAGTTTTCCTTCCGACTCTACAGGAAGTTAGCAGCTGATGCTGACTCTCAGGGAAAGAATATCTTCTTCTCCCCGTTCAGTGTGTCGGTGGCCTTGGCTGCGTTGTCCGTGGGAGCGCAGGGGGAGACTCACCGTCAGCTTTTCAGTGGTCTGGGATTCAACAGCTCCCTCCTGACTCAGACAGATGTGGACCAGGCCTTCCAGATGTTCCTCCAGAGGGCCAACAACCCATCTCAGGACGCCAGCAAAGGGACCGCCGTGTTTGTGGACGACCGCTTCAAGCCCGAGCCAGAGTTCCTGCAGACCCTGAATCAGTCGTACTTCACAGATGGGTTCAATGTGGACTTCACCAACGCCACAGAAAGTGCTGGTACCATCAATAAGTACGTGGAGGAGAAGACCAACGGGAAGATTGACAAGCTGGTGGAAAACCTGGATCCAAACACAGTCATGTATCTCATCAGCTACATCTACTACAGAG GAAAGTGGGAGACTCCGTTTGACCCTAAACTCACCAAGCAGGACGACTTCAACGTGGAAAACAACACAAAG GTTCCAGTCCCCATGATGACTCTGGAGGATGATTTCTACACCTATCACGATGACCAGCTGAACACTACAGTCCTTCAGCTCCCCTTCACTGGCTCCTACTCCATGCTGCTGATGTTGCCTGACGTCATGGCAACACTGGAGAATGCCGTCTGCCCGAACCCGCGTCACCCAATGGTTGAAGGCTATGATGACACCCAG GAGATATAG
- the LOC114555448 gene encoding alpha-1-antitrypsin-like protein CM55-MS isoform X5 — protein MRMCAAVGLWVLSAVICVGRGHDNDQAVKGSIVDDSVSVVNDSVSVVNDSVSVVNDANDGVSVVNDGVSVVNDANDGVSVVNDANDSVSVVNDANDSVSVVNDANDGVSVVNDSVSGVNDANDGVSVVNDSVSVVNDSVSVVNDANDSVSVVNDANDGISVVNDGVSVVNDSNDGVSVVNDGVSVVNDGVSVVNDGVSVVNDANDGVSVVNDGVSVVNDGVSVVNDGVSVVNDGVSVVNDNDGVSVVNDGVSVVNDGVSVVNDTNDGVSVVNDANDGVSVVNDANNEFSFRLYRKLAADADSQGKNIFFSPFSVSTALAALSVGAQGETHCQLFSGLGFNSSLLTQTDVDQAFQMFLQRPNNPSQDASEGTAVFVDDRFKPKPEFLQTLKQSYFTNGFNVDFTNATESADTINKYVVEMTNGKIDKLVKDLDPNTVMYLISYIYYRGKWATPFDPKLTKQDDFNLDENTKVPVPMMNLEDDFYTYHNDQLNTTVLQLPFSGSYSMLLMLPDVMATLENAICPNHVTKWLKAMMTPRRYSVYIPKFSIKTSYNLNVVLSEMGMTDMFGDRANFSGISEEQGLAVSDVVHQASLDVDETGATAAAATGISIGLTAIRFPVPVLKFNRPFMVIITDLNTETILFLGRIINPPK, from the exons ATGAGGATGTGTGCAGCCGTGGGTCTCTGGGTCCTATCAGCAGTGATCTGCGTGGGCAGAGGTCACGACAACGACCAGGCTGTCAAAGGCTCTATAGTGGACGACAGCGTCTCCGTGGTGAACGACAGCGTCTCCGTGGTGAACGACAGCGTCTCCGTGGTGAACGACGCAAACGACGGCGTCTCCGTGGTGAACGACGGCGTCTCCGTGGTGAACGACGCAAACGACGGCGTCTCCGTGGTGAACGACGCAAACGACAGCGTCTCCGTGGTGAACGACGCAAACGACAGCGTCTCCGTGGTGAACGACGCAAACGACGGCGTCTCCGTG GTGAACGACAGCGTCTCCGGGGTGAACGACGCAAACGACGGCGTCTCCGTGGTGA ACGACAGCGTCTCCGTGGTGAACGACAGCGTCTCCGTGGTGAACGACGCAAACGACAGCGTCTCCGTGGTGAACGACGCAAACGACGGCATCTCCGTGGTGAACGACGGCGTCTCCGTGGTGAACGACTCAAACGACGGCGTCTCCGTGGTGAAC GACGGCGTCTCCGTGGTGAACGACGGCGTCTCCGTG GTGAACGACGGCGTCTCCGTGGTGAACGACGCAAACGACGGCGTCTCCGTGGTGAACGACGGCGTCTCCGTGGTGAACGACGGCGTCTCCGTGGTGAACGACGGCGTCTCCGTG GTGAACGACGGCGTCTCCGTGGTGAACGACAACGACGGCGTCTCCGTGGTGAACGACGGCGTCTCCGTGGTGAACGACGGCGTCTCCGTGGTGAACGACACGAACGACGGCGTCTCCGTGGTGAACGACGCAAACGACGGCGTCTCCGTGGTGAACGATG CAAACAACGAGTTTTCTTTCCGACTCTACAGGAAGTTAGCAGCTGATGCTGACTCACAGGGAAAGAATATCTTCTTCTCCCCGTTCAGTGTGTCGACCGCCTTGGCTGCGTTGTCCGTGGGAGCTCAGGGGGAGACTCACTGTCAGCTTTTCAGTGGTCTGGGCTTCAACAGCTCCCTCCTGACTCAGACAGATGTGGACCAGGCCTTCCAGATGTTCCTCCAGAGGCCCAACAACCCATCTCAGGACGCCAGCGAAGGGACCGCCGTGTTCGTGGATGACCGCTTCAAGCCCAAGCCAGAGTTCCTGCAGACCCTGAAGCAGTCTTACTTCACCAATGGGTTCAATGTGGACTTCACCAACGCCACAGAAAGTGCTGATACCATCAATAAGTACGTGGTGGAGATGACCAACGGGAAGATTGACAAGCTGGTGAAAGACCTGGATCCAAACACAGTCATGTATCTCATCAGCTACATCTACTACAGAG GAAAATGGGCGACTCCATTTGACCCTAAGCTCACCAAGCAGGACGACTTCAACTTGGACGAAAACACCAAG GTTCCAGTCCCCATGATGAATCTGGAGGATGATTTCTACACCTATCACAATGACCAGCTGAACACGACGGTCCTTCAGCTCCCCTTCTCCGGCTCCTACTCCATGCTGCTGATGTTGCCTGACGTCATGGCAACACTGGAGAATGCCATCTGCCCGAACCACGTCACAAAGTGGTTGAAGGCTATGATGACACCCAG GAGATATAGTGTATATATTCCAAAGTTCTCCATCAAGACTTCCTACAACCTCAACGTTGTGCTGTCAGAAATGGGAATGACAGACATGTTTGGTGATCGTGCAAATTTCAGCGGCATTTCAGAGGAGCAAGGACTGGCAGTCTCAGAT GTTGTGCACCAAGCTTCGCTGGACGTGGACGAGACCGGAGCCACCGCTGCTGCCGCCACAGGCATCAGCATCGGACTGACTGCCATCCGGTTCCCTGTCCCTGTGTTGAAGTTCAATCGTCCATTCATGGTCATCATCACTGACCTTAACACTGAGACAATCCTCTTCTTGGGAAGGATTATCAACCCACCCAAGTGA